Below is a window of Camelina sativa cultivar DH55 chromosome 11, Cs, whole genome shotgun sequence DNA.
GGTACCGACTAGAGGAAGTGGGTAAGCTTTGTCTAAACAGAGCACTCTCTTTATCACTTCTTTCACGTCAGCTTCACTGATTCCATCTTCGCTCTTCTCCCTCAGAACCATCTCGATTctgtttctcagttgcttgaaCAGCCTCGTCGCGTTCCTCTGCTCTTCCACAAGCTGCGACGGCTGAAGCTTGTTCATCAAGGCAGCTAAACCTGTGGCAGAAGCCAGCAAAAGCGTAGAAGCTATATTCACCGCGGAAACAGAGTCTCCTCCAACGGCGTTCATGGAGGCAATTCCGGCCATCAGAGCGGCAGTGAGAGTGATCATGTTGACGGAATTGAGCAAAAGAGAGTTCCAGTTATTGCGTTGCTCTCCAATGTTCTTGTGCATCTCTACTCTATCTATAACTTCTTCAAGAACTGCCATGAGCCGGGACCTTTGCAAGACCTGATCATCGCACCCTCTCTTCTTCTGCCCTTGTCTCTCTAACAGCGAAATATCGATATTTTCAGCAAACCCATCCAACCGAAAACTCGGTTCTTCGACTCTGGAATTCCGGTTCTTGATCGGTATTTGCGGAATTGAGACATTAAATTTAGGTAATTTTGGGATTGAGACCGCTGATCTTGTTCTTGTGCAATAAGAACAAGAAGTAGAAAGCATAAATATTGAAGCCTGCAGTGACGCCATAAGGAGGAGATTGCTGTAGATTTTCAAATCtcgttttgttgatttttatttttgtttctctcttgtttttcttgttctggAGGGGTGatctaatgtatatatataagtttcatTAGTTTGTCACATTTACAGGTGAACAAAGaggaattaataattaaaaaatgtatgaCCAAAAGGCAGAGTTTGACCAATGACCAGTTCGTAGTTAATGTATTTCTCCTGTGGCGATATTGGTCAACCACTCGCTAAAACTATAGATTATGGTTCACTTGTTGTCTCCTTAGAACGAGTCTACATATTTGAAAGATAATAAAATGGTTTAACATGGAATAGTGTGTATTCACAATCAAAAATAGTCTACTGAACATATAAAAAGACCAATTTCAACATTTATTTCACGAGATAGGTTTCTTTTCAATTGATGGAATggaactaaaaaccaaaatttattttcctaaggtcaaaataacataatttaacATCAGACTAATATAAAATCTACTATTGTGGAATTATAACGTGTGTTTCCATGATACAACAACTACGATTGTGTTTTTGTATAACTGAAACCTGCCGCTTCCGTCAGAGTGTTTAGGCGTGCCAATATACCCTATATATAATACACCAGTGGCTGTTTCTGATGTTGCCATATGCAATAAACACCACCAAACatttgtttatactttatagagTAGCGTCAGATTAAGTCCAAATATGGGTtctgtgaaacaaaaatttacctTGCTCTCTAGTGAGTAATAATCCTGCCACAACTCTAGGTCTTGGCTTAACTTGCAAGGTGCTACAGGCTACAGCGGAATCATAACAACTTCCGGGCATTAGTGAGACAGTCTTTATTACCTTGTGATGCAAGGTTGATCTCTATTTTAATGCAATCtttgtatataataagaatatgaCGAGGGAAGAGCCAAAGACCTACAAGATGTGGGGTAACAATGGTGAGAATAAAGAGCTAAGAACCTGAAAtgtgaagaaaaaagagttgTGGTTTCACCTCTTGTATGTCTCCGTTGCAATTAAAGTCttggaaaagaaataaaatggatACTGTCATGAAATATAGTTTGTAATAGTCTAATAACAAAAGCCACATGCTTTCATGACTGAGATCTTTTTCCAAAGCATTTGAAACAAGACATGGATGGACTGCAAATCTGCATTGGTATTAGAAGCGGAGTTCTCTGACAATAATCTGATTTCAATGGAGACTCTTGAAAGCCACGACTGAGCCGATCCCGAAATTTTCTCATTACAAAAAGCTTTTCCACTAGCTTCTTAGCTTCATGGGTCCTTTCCTAGTTCCAAGTATAAAGCAACGTATTAACTAGCAAGGTCCTCCGTCAAACGACTGGTTGTATTAACCTTTTGGTACACACATTTAAgaaatgtattatatattcCCCAGTCGGATTAGACAATGGGGAACTTACATCATCAACATCTCCATTTACATTGGCTAGTAAGACaaaatgatttgtttatttaaaaaacaagaacGCAACATTCgatttcttcataaaaattaaattgaaagcTCAAGTCAAGCTCCAACTTTTTCTTGTTCCTAACTTTTTTGCCGTAGTGAACAAAGCCACGAAGCTCACATTTTTTTTGCCACCCTCTCATGCAATTACTAACACTTCAAAtcattcaatttaaaaaaaaaaaaNNNNNNNNNNNNNNNNNNNNNNNNNNNNNNNNNNNNNNNNNNNNNNNNNNNNNNNNNNNNNNNNNNNNNNNNNNNNNNNNNNNNNNNNNNNNNNNNNNNNNNNNNNNNNNNNNNNNNNNNNNNNNNNNNNNNNNNNNNNNNNNNNNNNNNNNNNNNNNNNNNNNNNNNNNNNNNNNNNNNNNNNNNNNNNNNNNNNNNNNNNNNNNNNNNNNNNNNNNNNNNNNNNNNNNNNNNNNNNNNNNNNNNNNNNNNNNNNNNNNNNNNNNNNNNNNNNNNNNNNNNNNNNNNNNNNNNNNNNNNNNNNNNNNNNNNNNNNNNNNNNNNNNNNNNNNNNNNNNNNNNNNNNNNNNNNNNNNNNNNNNNNNNNNNNNNNNNNNNNNNNNNNNNNNNaaaaaaaaaaaaaaaaaaaatacaaaagagtaAGGAAACCGTTGAGCCGTCGCGCCCAATTTCCCTCCTAGAACGGCCTAGTGTGGCGACCTCTAGCTCGTCCGCACATAAGAGCGTTCTTTGGTGGTGGATACTCATCTCGGTACGAAGTGGAGGAAGTGTAAACTCGGAGATAGAATTGTTGCCCTAAATATTGTCTTGCCCAACTCTCCGACCTTACGTTCCACATCCCAACATTATCTAACGCTATGTAGATCGCTGTCCATGCCCTCGGGTATACTTGAACTGTTGACCGTGATACCGCGTCCCGGAGGTTGTACTTTGCTCGGCTTCCTTGTGTCCATTGCCCTCCATCCATTctgttatacaaaaaaaaatatatatacatcaaccATTATTGTAAGATTAAAGTTTATGTAGTTAAAAGGCtaatttgtttagatttttaatattatatttaaaccAAACACTATATTAGAAATGGTTTGTTTAGTTCCTacttaattataagaaaataatatttcaagatttttcttttaacaagaatTGTATTCTTACCCGACGACGAAGAAAGAGTAACCAGAGATGTGCCAAGACTGGATTGAATTTTCCCAGTTTTGGAAAACAATCTCGATGTATTCTCTGAAGTTAGCGGCCATAACAGAGCTTTGAAGGTACCCTCCGTTTCCACCTGAGGGACTCGTTGGGATGCTTCCGAGGTTAAAAACTCCTGGAATCTTGAAGTAATCGGCGAGCTTCAATGGCGTGTCGGGCGCAACAAACGAGGCACCGTTCACGGCGTACCTTTGCTTGCCATTGATCCAAGGAGCCGAGTTAGCGAGTATGATCGTACGGGCTGGTTTGATCAGACCATAATGATACGAGCCTTGCGGGTTTGGTCTCGGACCACTTGCGGTTAGATTCCTCCTATTTATCACATCAATACACAACATTAGAAAAACCAAATCTCGAACAAATTAGCGGTTACGTGTATAACAAGAAACATGTTTCTTACTTGATAGTTCGAGCTTGGAAGAGCGAAGATGCGATGTTCAAAGTGGGACCATTTGGAATAGGACCAGAGACGCCTCTTCTCGAGTTACTGTAATGGAGAATCGCAGTCGTGGTGAGGACTCTTCGTGTGAACCTTGAGGAGATGACGATGTAATAGTCTTGAGGCGCTTTGTTAGCCGTCACGAGAACAGAGTAAGACTGTCCTAAATGAACATCAAGTGATGTGTAGATGTTTTGAACAGTGTGAGAGCCTTCTACTTCGATGAGCTTCATCGTGTGTCCTTGGATTCTGAAGTTCAATGAAGTTGCGACCCCAACGTTTGATATTCTGAATCTATAGGTCTTACCGGGTTGAACGGTGAAGGTATTGCCTCCCCAACCGCGACCGTTGATGAGAACTCCATCAGGCATAGGCAGATTCCTTCCGGCCTCTAATAGACGTCTCAAAACCTTAAGAAaccagaaaaccaaaaaaataagattttgctAAACAACTAAACCGTCCTAAACCAACACGCTTAAACACAAACCgaacccaaaattattttacaaatcgAGATAGTTTTTAGtcttttaaaaccaaaccgaattgaAACCAAAAGACAGataaaaaatcatcaaatttaGGCTATTTAGCTGAAACCAAAGTTTAATTTGGCTTCAATTTCTACAAACTGATATAACCAAGTACCCCAAAAactaaacctaaaccaaaccgtAAACCATGTTGTTCATTCTTTTCTTACACTACAAGTCAAAGGTATTAGGGCAATAAAGATTGTACTTACATAGTGATTAGTTTTGTACCAATCTCCAGCGAGAAGCCAGAAGTCACCATCAGGGGAAGGAAACGGGACAGGGATGCGAGGACGGCTCCAGACACGGATGGCTCCGAATGCACCAGCGGCTTTATGGAAGGCAAGAGAAGGGAAATAGTAGAAGCTACCGATTTGATCTTTGACTTGAATAATGTAAGTAAAGTTTTTGCCAGGTGGGATTGGACATGTTGTCCCTATGACTCCATCTTGCCATGAGTTCTTCCTCTGTTGCACTCCGttcctaagaagaagaaacaatttttGAAGATTAGTGACATTTTCGAATGGAGAAAAAAAGTGTGGGGTTACATCATGGATTTTGATAGATCAGGGACTTAAAAGTTAAATGGAATGGCTTCCTTTTGTTTCCCACTGACACTTAAAGCTCACATGTGTCATCGCATGTGACTAGTTGTATGGATCAACTctatctaaatattttaattttctcatagcatatttatatttaaaatattgtatcTTTTGACAGCCAATTATGTCGGGTGTAAGAAAAAAGCTTTTATGACtcaattaaagaaaaaggacTTGACATTctcaaatgaaataaacaaaaaatatatataatataatatat
It encodes the following:
- the LOC104722833 gene encoding probable F-box protein At4g22030, translated to MASLQASIFMLSTSCSYCTRTRSAVSIPKLPKFNVSIPQIPIKNRNSRVEEPSFRLDGFAENIDISLLERQGQKKRGCDDQVLQRSRLMAVLEEVIDRVEMHKNIGEQRNNWNSLLLNSVNMITLTAALMAGIASMNAVGGDSVSAVNIASTLLLASATGLAALMNKLQPSQLVEEQRNATRLFKQLRNRIEMVLREKSEDGISEADVKEVIKRVLCLDKAYPLPLVGTMLEKFPQEFKPANWWPETKPEVTHPITEANGWNSELEMEMREVVEIIKSRDAEEYDKLGNVALKLNRVLAISGPVLTGIAAVSSGFIGHDSALAGVVATTCASLAAVVNTLEHGGQVGMVCEMYRNSAGFFSLLEETIKTERTEDALVFETKVALKLGRSLSELRDLARRSSLSRLQGSSIDECASKLF
- the LOC104722837 gene encoding L-ascorbate oxidase homolog; translation: MRDSCKVSIVLLLVLINGVFGDNPYRFFTWKITYGDIYPLGVKQQGIMINGQFPGPHIDAVTNDNIIISVFNYLKEPFLISWNGVQQRKNSWQDGVIGTTCPIPPGKNFTYIIQVKDQIGSFYYFPSLAFHKAAGAFGAIRVWSRPRIPVPFPSPDGDFWLLAGDWYKTNHYVLRRLLEAGRNLPMPDGVLINGRGWGGNTFTVQPGKTYRFRISNVGVATSLNFRIQGHTMKLIEVEGSHTVQNIYTSLDVHLGQSYSVLVTANKAPQDYYIVISSRFTRRVLTTTAILHYSNSRRGVSGPIPNGPTLNIASSLFQARTIKRNLTASGPRPNPQGSYHYGLIKPARTIILANSAPWINGKQRYAVNGASFVAPDTPLKLADYFKIPGVFNLGSIPTSPSGGNGGYLQSSVMAANFREYIEIVFQNWENSIQSWHISGYSFFVVGMDGGQWTQGSRAKYNLRDAVSRSTVQVYPRAWTAIYIALDNVGMWNVRSESWARQYLGQQFYLRVYTSSTSYRDEYPPPKNALMCGRARGRHTRPF